One window of Pieris napi chromosome 1, ilPieNapi1.2, whole genome shotgun sequence genomic DNA carries:
- the LOC125054945 gene encoding uncharacterized protein LOC125054945 isoform X2, whose protein sequence is MAGPIRHLSTYHHETTPSASTLINEINVQLALFRDLLIHIGQPHDSPELRERVRRLRRTCVEATKQTSQLVLPTCKKSSGEVCAEQPQLVLLYFMSNLLLRELAKCHRLVQLVPMDMSSYYENRAGPSNFGNVISQILLCKQITPDFNQEELCSIAKDTQEITRIVTDIQEFLPQHETLSHLESNIALKGDEVNGLWRNKRRGSLYKGMGVLCCMSRPNYL, encoded by the exons ttAATAAACGAGATAAACGTGCAGCTGGCGTTATTTCGGGACCTCCTCATCCATATTGGTCAGCCTCACGATAGCCCAGAACTACGTGAAAGGGTGCGGCGACTGCGACGTACTTGTGTTGAAGCGACCAAGCAAACCAGCCAGCTTGTTCTTCCTACCTGTAAAAA gtctagTGGAGAAGTCTGTGCTGAACAGCCTCAATTGGTGCTATTATACTTTATGTCGAATCTACTCTTGCGGGAACTTGCCAAGTGCCACAGGCTAGTTCAGCTAGTGCCGATGGACATGTCGTCATATTAcg AAAATCGCGCTGGACCATCAAACTTCGGTAACGTCATCAGTCAGATTTTGTTGTGTAAGCAAATAACGCCTGATTTCAATCAAGAGGAGCTATGCAGTATTGCCAAGGACACGCAGGAAATTACGAGAATAGTCACCGATATACAGGAATTCCTTCCACAACACGAGACGCTTAGTCATTTag AGAGTAACATCGCACTCAAAGGGGACGAAGTTAACGGCCTATGGAGGAATAAGCGAAGAGGTTCTCTTTACAAAGGCATGGGAGTGCTCTGTTGCATGTCCCGACCCAACTACCTCTGA